From one Lolium rigidum isolate FL_2022 chromosome 4, APGP_CSIRO_Lrig_0.1, whole genome shotgun sequence genomic stretch:
- the LOC124707402 gene encoding probable calcium-transporting ATPase 6, plasma membrane-type has product MEGGSSWSMDGYLNEHFHIPAKNPPSEARLRWRRAVGRVVLNSRRRFREFSALGAVDDAQRRKILGKVQVVINVHRAALQFINGVKQYHLTHELIEEGFRISPDELAEITGMHEDSTILKKHGGPIGISSKIKASLEDGVKETEIMTRQKLYGTNKHAEKPPRGFWMFVWDALHDLTLIILVVCALVSLLVGLATEGWPKGIYDGLGIILSILLVVLVTASSDYKQSRKFMELDREKQKIYVAVTRDKKTKKVLIHDLVVGDILHLSIGDVIPADGLFISGYSLLIDESSLSGESEPIQVSEEKSFLHAGSKVVDGTAKMLVTAVGSRTEWGKILGTVNEDGVHETPLQVKLNGVATIIGQIGLVFAILTFLVLLARFLVDKAMHVGLMNWSANDALIIVDYFAISVTIIVVAVPEGLPLAVTLSLAFAMKKLMNDKALVRHLAACETMGSASCICTDKTGTLTTNHMIVDKIWISDVSKSVNADANITELKYVISERVMVILAQGIFVNTGSEVVKGDDGKRTILGTPTEAALLEFGLTLEGDGYAEHNKLSRVRVEPFNSVKKKMSVIIRLPDGGLRSYCKGASEIILGHCDTYLSSEGNIIPLSEKQKENVLDIINSFASEALRTLCIAFKDLNEISDEEPIPDNGYTLIALFGIKDPVRPGVRDAVMTCMAAGITVRMVTGDNINTAKAIAKECGILTEDGIAIEGRELHDKSSDELRELLPRIQVMARSLPMDKYKLVTSLKSMYQEVVAVTGDGTNDAPALCESDIGLAMGIAGTEVAKESADVIIMDDNFKTIVNVARWGRAVYLNIQKFVQFQLTVNIVALIVNFVSACVTGTAPLTAVQLLWVNMIMDTLGALALATEPPNDEMMKRPPVRRGDSFITKVMWRNILGQALYQLIVLGTLMFTGKRLLNIEGPAADKTINTLIFNSFVFCQVFNEINSREMDKVNVFRGIFRNWIFVSILAATVIFQVVIVELLCTFANTVPLSWDLWLLSVILGSLSMIISVILKWIPVESGKTNTKPHGYELIPEGPETL; this is encoded by the exons ATGGAGGGAGGGAGCAGCTGGAGCATGGACGGCTATCTCAATGAGCACTTCCACATCCCCGCCAAGAACCCGCCGAGCGAGGCCCGCCTCCGGTGGCGCCGCGCCGTCGGCCGCGTCGTCCTCAAcagccgccgccgcttccgcgaGTTCTCAGCCCTCGGCGCCGTCGACGACGCCCAGCGCCGCAAGATCCTG GGAAAAGTGCAGGTTGTAATTAATGTGCACAGGGCGGCGCTGCAATTTATCAACG GCGTAAAACAGTACCACTTAACACATGAGCTTATCGAGGAAGGATTTCGTATCAGCCCGGATGAACTAGCAGAAATTACTGGCATGCACGAAGATTCTACGATCTTGAAGAAGCATGGTGGACCCATTGGAATATCTAGCAAAATTAAAGCCTCTTTGGAAGATGGTGTCAAGGAAACTGAAATAATGACGAGGCAGAAGTTGTATGGTACTAACAAGCATGCCGAGAAACCCCCTAGAGGCTTCTGGATGTTTGTGTGGGATGCATTACATGACCTGACTTTGATTATTCTAGTAGTGTGTGCTCTAGTTTCTCTACTGGTTGGCCTAGCCACCGAGGGGTGGCCAAAGGGTATATATGATGGCCTTGGCATAATACTGAGCATTTTATTGGTGGTACTAGTTACTGCATCCAGTGATTACAAGCAGTCAAGGAAGTTCATGGAGCTAGACCGTGAGAAGCAGAAGATATATGTCGCTGTCACTAGAGATAAGAAAACCAAGAAAGTTTTGATTCATGACTTGGTAGTCGGTGATATCTTACATCTTTCCATAGGTGATGTGATTCCTGCAGATGGCTTGTTTATATCTGGTTACAGCCTACTGATAGATGAATCTAGCTTGTCAGGTGAGAGCGAGCCAATTCAAGTCTCTGAAGAAAAATCTTTTCTACATGCCGGGAGTAAAGTGGTAGATGGGACAGCTAAAATGCTCGTCACTGCCGTCGGTTCGCGTACCGAGTGGGGGAAAATCTTGGGTACTgttaatgaagatggagttcatgAAACTCCTTTGCAAGTTAAGCTAAATGGTGTAGCTACAATCATAGGGCAGATTGGGCTTGTCTTTGCTATTCTCACATTTTTAGTACTTTTAGCAAGGTTCTTGGTCGACAAAGCAATGCATGTTGGTTTGATGAATTGGTCGGCGAATGATGCATTGATAATAGTCGACTACTTTGCTATTTCGGTGACCATTATTGTCGTCGCAGTCCCCGAGGGTCTGCCATTGGCTGTGACTCTTAGTCTAGCATTTGCCATGAAGAAGTTGATGAATGACAAAGCACTAGTCAGGCATCTTGCAGCATGTGAAACCATGGGCTCagccagttgtatttgcactgatAAGACAGGAACTTTAACAACAAACCACATGATCGTTGATAAGATTTGGATCAGTGATGTATCCAAATCGGTTAATGCTGATGCAAACATCACTGAGCTAAAATATGTAATTTCAGAAAGAGTTATGGTAATCCTTGCACAAGGCATATTTGTGAACACCGGATCCGAGGTGGTTAAGGGAGATGATGGCAAAAGAACCATCCTGGGTACACCAACTGAAGCAGCACTGTTGGAGTTTGGCTTGACCTTGGAAGGAGATGGATATGCTGAACACAATAAGCTCAGCAGAGTAAGAGTAGAGCCTTTTAATTCAGTCAAGAAAAAGATGTCTGTGATAATACGGTTACCAGACGGAGGTCTCCGTTCATACTGCAAAGGTGCATCAGAAATTATTCTGGGGCACTGTGATACTTACCTCAGCAGTGAAGGAAATATAATTCCACTGTCAGAGAAGCAGAAGGAAAATGTGTTAGATATAATTAATTCGTTTGCTTCTGAGGCGCTGAGAACACTTTGCATTGCATTTAAGGATCTGAATGAAATTTCTGACGAGGAACCTATACCAGACAATGGTTACACACTGATAGCACTTTTCGGTATAAAGGACCCAGTTCGTCCTGGTGTCAGGGATGCAGTAATGACTTGCATGGCTGCTGGTATTACCGTAAGAATGGTAACAGGAGACAACATCAACACTGCTAAAGCTATTGCGAAGGAATGTGGAATATTGACTGAGGATGGGATAGCAATAGAAGGACGAGAGCTTCATGATAAGAGCTCGGATGAACTGAGGGAGCTCCTGCCTAGAATTCAG GTAATGGCCCGTTCCTTACCTATGGACAAATATAAATTGGTAACAAGCCTGAAAAGCATGTATCAAGAGGTAGTTGCAGTTACTGGTGATGGAACCAATGATGCACCGGCACTGTGTGAGTCAGACATTGGACTTGCAATGGGTATTGCTGGAACAGAG GTCGCAAAGGAGAGCGCAGATGTTATAATAATGGATGACAATTTCAAAACCATTGTAAATGTTGCTAGATGGGGTCGTGCTGTTTACTTGAACATTCAGAAGTTTGTACAGTTCCAACTTACAGTTAATATAGTTGCTCTGATAGTGAACTTTGTCTCAGCATGTGTCACAG GGACTGCGCCACTTACTGCTGTCCAGTTGCTATGGGTAAACATGATTATGGATACACTTGGAGCCTTGGCCTTAGCCACGGAACCGCCAAATGACGAGATGATGAAGAGGCCGCCAGTAAGGCGAGGAGATAGTTTTATCACTAAGGTTATGTGGAGGAATATTCTTGGTCAGGCTTTATATCAGCTCATTGTATTGGGTACTCTCATGTTTACTGGAAAGAGACTACTTAATATTGAAGGTCCAGCTGCTGATAAAACCATCAATACTCTCATATTCAACTCTTTCGTCTTTTGCCAG GTTTTCAATGAAATAAATAGTAGGGAAATGGACAAGGTCAATGTCTTCCGAGGGATATTCAGAAATTGGATCTTTGTCAGCATATTGGCAGCTACAGTAATATTCCAAGTGGTCATAGTGGAACTTCTTTGCACTTTTGCGAACACCGTGCCATTGAGTTGGGATCTATGGTTGCTCAGTGTCATTCTTGGTTCACTTAGTATGATCATTTCCGTGATCCTCAAGTGGATTCCCGTTGAATCTGGGAAGACAAATACCAAACCCCATGGGTACGAGTTAATTCCTGAAGGCCCAGAAACTCTGTAA